A section of the Kribbella sp. HUAS MG21 genome encodes:
- a CDS encoding threonine synthase: MTFSALSHLECPRCGATHDADRIIGLCLCGSPLLARYDVPALAKEDLAARAPDLWRYHELLPVRSPDNVVTLGEGMTPLLPLPRYGAALGLDRLLMKDESLIPTGTFKARGAAVGVSRAYELGVRKIAMPTNGNAGSAWAAYAARAGMEALIAMPLAAPEICRREVTAVGARLELIDGLIGDAAAYVREQPGYFDASTLKEPYRIEGKKTMGLEIAEQLDWNLPDVIVYPTGGGVGIIGIWKALTELRDLGWISGPLPRLVAVQSTGCAPIVRAWEQGLPESEPWPAAKTVAFGLTVPKALGDFLVLQAIAETNGCAVAVDDADILAEQHLAARREGTFISPEGAANFTAIRQLRESGWIDADDQIVALNTGAGLKYPETIPL; encoded by the coding sequence GTGACCTTCTCCGCGCTGAGTCATCTCGAGTGCCCGCGCTGCGGCGCGACCCACGACGCCGACCGGATCATCGGCCTCTGCCTGTGTGGATCCCCGCTGCTGGCGCGGTACGACGTACCGGCTCTGGCCAAGGAAGACCTGGCCGCGCGGGCACCGGACCTCTGGCGGTACCACGAGCTGCTGCCGGTGCGCTCGCCGGACAACGTGGTGACGCTGGGGGAGGGGATGACCCCGCTGCTGCCGTTGCCGCGGTACGGCGCCGCGCTCGGCCTCGACCGCTTGCTGATGAAGGACGAGAGCCTGATCCCGACCGGCACGTTCAAGGCCCGGGGCGCCGCCGTCGGGGTGTCCCGTGCGTACGAACTCGGCGTCCGGAAGATCGCGATGCCGACGAACGGCAACGCCGGGTCCGCGTGGGCCGCGTACGCCGCGCGCGCCGGGATGGAGGCGCTGATCGCAATGCCGCTCGCCGCGCCGGAGATCTGCCGGCGGGAGGTGACCGCGGTCGGCGCGCGCCTGGAGCTGATCGACGGGCTGATCGGGGACGCGGCGGCGTACGTCCGGGAACAGCCCGGGTACTTCGACGCGTCGACCTTGAAGGAGCCGTACCGCATCGAAGGCAAGAAGACGATGGGCCTGGAGATCGCGGAACAACTCGACTGGAACCTGCCCGACGTGATCGTCTATCCGACCGGCGGCGGCGTCGGCATCATCGGCATCTGGAAGGCGTTGACCGAACTCCGCGACCTCGGCTGGATCTCCGGACCCTTGCCGCGCCTGGTCGCCGTACAGTCCACCGGCTGCGCCCCGATCGTCCGCGCCTGGGAACAGGGCCTGCCGGAGAGCGAACCCTGGCCCGCCGCGAAAACTGTCGCCTTCGGCCTCACCGTCCCGAAGGCACTAGGCGACTTCCTGGTCCTGCAAGCAATCGCGGAAACCAACGGCTGCGCTGTCGCCGTCGACGACGCCGACATCCTCGCCGAGCAACACCTGGCCGCCCGCCGGGAAGGCACGTTCATCTCCCCCGAAGGCGCCGCCAACTTCACCGCAATCCGCCAGTTGCGCGAGTCCGGATGGATCGACGCGGACGACCAGATAGTTGCCCTGAACACCGGCGCGGGCCTGAAATACCCGGAAACCATCCCGCTCTAA
- a CDS encoding OmpA family protein has translation MPGLVRRPLVIWLLAALAVPVLLTAVLIPARAGTTEDDLRERTEAALKARGIESSQVDFDGRDARVVLPAGADAAAVREVVAGVDGVRSVSIESGQAQGSTPTPAPSTAPSTAPAEESGVPAFEVGRTNRAIRVQAPVRSQTVKDAVAAEVEQLLGEDREYDDRTTIDAANGLADASTLSALLRALAIGTGDASVRYDGTTVTLSGQVPDQATKATVGRAAAKAVPGAVIADELELPAPAKTAVSEPCRTFPSRLGAFTRQYPINFLSGTSIVNDASKPAVVKAAALLKSCPTARVEVAGHTDNLGSTASSLPLSERRAAAMKAELVRLGVPAGRIVATGYGESFPIASNDTGAGRIANRRVELRPR, from the coding sequence GTGCCCGGTCTCGTTCGACGGCCGCTCGTCATCTGGTTGCTCGCGGCCCTCGCAGTCCCTGTGTTGCTGACCGCTGTGCTGATTCCCGCCCGGGCCGGCACCACCGAGGACGACCTCCGCGAGCGCACCGAGGCCGCGCTCAAGGCGCGCGGCATCGAGAGCAGCCAGGTGGACTTCGACGGCCGGGACGCGCGGGTCGTGCTGCCCGCGGGCGCGGACGCGGCCGCCGTGCGGGAGGTCGTCGCCGGTGTGGACGGCGTACGGTCGGTCTCGATCGAGAGCGGTCAAGCGCAGGGCAGTACGCCGACACCGGCGCCGTCTACTGCACCGTCGACGGCGCCGGCCGAGGAGTCCGGCGTACCGGCGTTCGAGGTCGGGCGGACGAACCGGGCGATCCGGGTGCAGGCGCCGGTGCGGAGCCAGACGGTCAAGGACGCGGTCGCCGCCGAGGTGGAGCAGTTGCTCGGCGAGGACCGTGAGTACGACGACCGCACGACGATCGACGCGGCGAACGGGCTGGCCGACGCGAGCACGCTCTCCGCGCTGCTGCGGGCGCTCGCGATCGGGACCGGTGACGCCTCGGTGCGGTACGACGGGACCACGGTGACGCTGTCCGGTCAGGTCCCCGACCAGGCCACCAAGGCGACCGTCGGGCGGGCCGCGGCGAAGGCCGTACCCGGTGCGGTGATCGCCGACGAGCTGGAGCTGCCTGCGCCGGCGAAGACCGCGGTGAGCGAGCCGTGCCGCACGTTCCCGAGCCGGCTCGGCGCGTTCACCCGGCAGTACCCGATCAACTTCCTGTCCGGTACGTCGATCGTCAACGACGCGTCGAAGCCGGCCGTGGTGAAGGCGGCCGCGTTGCTGAAGTCGTGCCCGACGGCGCGCGTCGAGGTCGCCGGGCACACCGACAACCTCGGCTCCACCGCGAGCAGCCTGCCGCTGTCCGAACGGCGGGCCGCCGCGATGAAGGCGGAGCTGGTCCGGCTCGGGGTGCCGGCGGGCCGGATCGTCGCGACCGGGTACGGCGAGTCCTTCCCGATCGCGTCGAACGACACGGGCGCCGGCCGGATCGCCAACCGCCGCGTCGAACTCCGCCCGCGCTGA
- a CDS encoding winged helix-turn-helix domain-containing protein, with the protein MVTAREPAPADADLKTFPLLIAVAASPEQRVRLAELVDDVAPLLLVSSLDELRKLLAPAQPPPPAMEAGTPDPPATAVDATGDGMLTIDRERSVARWRDDETQLTELEQELLSCLMSVPLRVWSYDALHQTVWRDRSVRGTGDVHSVVKRLRRKLDDLGTTVTIDAVRGIGFRLTDHQRPLITDLRAG; encoded by the coding sequence ATGGTCACCGCCCGTGAACCCGCCCCTGCGGACGCCGATCTGAAGACGTTTCCCCTACTGATCGCCGTCGCGGCCTCGCCCGAGCAACGCGTCCGGCTCGCCGAACTCGTCGACGACGTCGCGCCGCTGCTGCTGGTCTCCAGCCTCGACGAGCTGCGCAAGCTGCTGGCGCCCGCGCAGCCGCCACCGCCGGCCATGGAGGCCGGGACGCCTGACCCGCCGGCGACTGCGGTCGATGCGACCGGTGACGGCATGCTGACCATCGACCGGGAGCGTTCGGTCGCCCGCTGGCGGGACGACGAGACCCAGCTGACCGAGCTCGAGCAGGAGCTACTGAGCTGCCTGATGTCCGTGCCGCTGCGGGTCTGGTCGTACGACGCCCTGCACCAGACCGTATGGCGCGACCGCAGCGTCCGCGGCACCGGCGACGTGCACTCGGTCGTGAAACGCCTGCGCCGCAAGCTCGACGACCTCGGCACGACGGTCACCATCGACGCGGTCCGCGGCATCGGGTTCCGGCTCACCGATCACCAACGCCCGCTGATCACCGATCTGCGCGCGGGGTAA
- a CDS encoding S8 family serine peptidase — protein MGALATVAVLATGMAAAGQAQASAPTKPEATPASKIKPDLLAKLDGKDAKPATDYWVRFAAKADLTAASRITNWNERGTAVAAALKKAAADSQAKVRAELDAQHVKYKSFWGTNAIRIESGSLQLAQNLAAHTEVEGLYAPLQIEVPKVTPGQQERAVQAVEWGIANIKANQVWSQYGDKGEGIVIANIDTGVQYDHPALVNQYRGNNGDGTFDHNYNWFDAAGTSPSAPADGNGHGTHTMGTMAGDDGAGNQIGVAPGAKWIAANGCCPSDAALIESGQWMLEPTDLQGQNPDASKRPNIVNNSWGSTLPSNDPFMEDITNAWKQSGIFGAFANGNSGELGCNSSGSPGSLTSNYSAGAYDINNNIASFSGRGVGQNGTIKPNISAPGVNVRSSLPGSSYGAFNGTSMATPHLAAAVALLWAASPALKDDVDATRALLNQTAIDAPNSQCGGTDANNNVFGQGRLDALALLNAAPIGDTGTLTGTVTAATGGAALAGASVTVQAEGQPTKTLTTGSNGTFSSVLTAGEYTLTVASFGYKTQTATATITTGQTTTKSFALESTPQVSVGGTVSDGSGHGWPLYAKVSVEGPGGVFDYTTPSNGRYSLKVPSGAAYSLKVETAYAGYKTVSEPITVGNGNLTKNIAVPVDTTACTTAPGYKWGSDGVYETFDAKAAPNGWTVVDNKGNGQVWKFDNPGNRGNLAGGSGNFAIIDSDKYGSGGSQDTSLVSPVVDLSSVTAPVIRFNQDFNYLGSEKADVDLSIDGGATWSNVLTQSADVRGVKEIAIPQAAGQSAVQVRFHYYNASYEWWWQVDNVLVGSQVTCEPTGGGIVVGNVKDANTNGFVNGAVVTRDGSSESATTVATPEDTALNDGFYWLYSSADGDQGFTAKAGNYVSATATVPVEADWTTTADYSLKAGQLAVTPGAVSGNLKLPTGKVTKSFTVTNTGGADVEVKFGEKDNGFVLQNANGTKTTKAQVENSPGAPLQRLAVDTSFARMLTGKTGSSPAAAKPMAAPWTDIADYPSTVMDNRVVNLDGKIYSIAGGNGSASTGNSYVYDPASLAWTAIAPLPGARNAITVGAVDGKIVASSGWGSSGPAPETWSYDPAANAWTAVAANPAPRAAAGQAVLDGKLYAVGGCTTSSCTPMSNTVVRYDPAANAWETLANYPKSVAFASCGAIDGLLYCAGGNDGATSQKAAYVYDPSADSWTAIADAPADHWAASYAVAGGKLHVVGGVQAGAVTNAGFAYDPAAQAWSALPNANLPRYRGGAACGFYKVGGSSGGFTATVDSEALPGLEDCSESSADVSWLSIDKTEATLAPGQSTTVKVTLTASVDQPGAYSGAVTIRENTPYSVAPVGVTMNVTPPTTWSKLQGTVTGVSSSGASAALPGAIVQVDSWAQSYTFITDKDGGYAYWLDRRNNPLTLIAAKDGYKPQTRTTRLLAGEPVTEDFALKSIR, from the coding sequence GTGGGTGCCCTGGCGACGGTGGCCGTGCTGGCGACCGGGATGGCCGCCGCCGGCCAGGCCCAAGCGTCAGCGCCTACCAAGCCCGAGGCCACCCCGGCCTCGAAGATCAAGCCTGACCTGCTGGCGAAGCTCGACGGCAAGGACGCCAAGCCCGCGACGGACTACTGGGTCCGGTTCGCGGCGAAGGCCGACCTGACCGCCGCCAGCCGGATCACGAACTGGAACGAGCGCGGTACGGCGGTCGCCGCCGCGCTGAAGAAGGCCGCCGCGGACAGCCAGGCGAAGGTCCGCGCCGAACTGGACGCGCAGCACGTCAAGTACAAGTCCTTCTGGGGCACGAACGCGATCCGCATCGAGAGCGGTTCGCTCCAGCTCGCCCAGAACCTGGCCGCGCACACCGAGGTCGAGGGCCTGTACGCGCCGCTCCAGATCGAGGTGCCGAAGGTCACGCCCGGCCAGCAGGAGCGGGCCGTCCAGGCGGTCGAGTGGGGTATCGCGAACATCAAGGCGAACCAGGTCTGGTCGCAGTACGGCGACAAGGGCGAGGGCATCGTCATCGCGAACATCGACACCGGCGTGCAGTACGACCACCCGGCGCTGGTGAACCAGTACCGCGGCAACAACGGTGACGGCACCTTCGACCACAACTACAACTGGTTCGACGCGGCCGGCACCTCGCCGAGCGCACCGGCCGACGGCAACGGTCACGGCACCCACACGATGGGCACGATGGCCGGCGACGACGGTGCGGGCAACCAGATCGGGGTCGCGCCGGGCGCGAAGTGGATCGCCGCGAACGGCTGCTGCCCGAGCGACGCCGCGCTGATCGAGTCCGGCCAGTGGATGCTGGAGCCGACCGACCTCCAAGGCCAGAACCCGGACGCGAGCAAGCGGCCGAACATCGTGAACAACTCGTGGGGCTCGACGCTGCCGTCGAACGACCCGTTCATGGAGGACATCACCAACGCCTGGAAGCAGTCGGGCATCTTCGGTGCGTTCGCGAACGGCAACAGCGGTGAGCTGGGCTGCAACAGCAGCGGCTCGCCGGGCAGCCTGACCAGCAATTACTCGGCCGGCGCCTACGACATCAACAACAACATCGCGTCGTTCTCCGGCCGCGGTGTGGGCCAGAACGGCACCATCAAGCCGAACATCTCGGCCCCCGGTGTGAACGTCCGGTCCAGCCTGCCGGGCAGCAGCTACGGAGCCTTCAACGGTACGTCGATGGCGACGCCGCACCTGGCCGCCGCCGTCGCGCTGCTGTGGGCCGCCTCGCCGGCGCTGAAGGACGACGTCGACGCCACCCGGGCGCTGCTGAACCAGACCGCGATCGACGCGCCGAACAGCCAGTGCGGCGGCACCGACGCGAACAACAACGTGTTCGGCCAGGGCCGCCTGGACGCGCTGGCGCTGCTGAACGCGGCGCCGATCGGTGACACCGGCACGCTGACCGGCACGGTCACCGCCGCCACCGGTGGCGCCGCCCTCGCGGGTGCGAGCGTGACGGTCCAGGCCGAGGGCCAGCCGACCAAGACGCTGACCACCGGCAGCAACGGCACGTTCTCGTCCGTGCTCACGGCCGGCGAGTACACGCTGACGGTCGCGTCCTTCGGGTACAAGACCCAGACCGCCACCGCCACCATCACCACCGGCCAGACCACCACCAAGAGCTTCGCCCTGGAGAGCACTCCGCAGGTGAGCGTCGGCGGCACCGTCTCGGACGGCTCCGGCCACGGCTGGCCGTTGTACGCGAAGGTGTCGGTCGAGGGTCCGGGCGGCGTGTTCGACTACACGACCCCGAGCAACGGCCGGTACAGCCTGAAGGTCCCGTCGGGTGCGGCGTACTCGCTCAAGGTCGAGACGGCGTACGCCGGGTACAAGACGGTCAGCGAGCCGATCACGGTGGGCAACGGCAACCTGACGAAGAACATCGCGGTCCCGGTCGACACCACCGCCTGCACCACCGCGCCCGGGTACAAGTGGGGCTCGGACGGCGTCTACGAGACCTTCGACGCGAAGGCCGCGCCGAACGGCTGGACCGTCGTCGACAACAAGGGCAACGGCCAGGTCTGGAAGTTCGACAATCCCGGCAACCGCGGCAACCTGGCCGGCGGCAGCGGCAACTTCGCGATCATCGACTCCGACAAGTACGGCAGCGGTGGCTCGCAGGACACGTCGCTGGTCAGCCCGGTCGTGGACCTGAGCTCGGTCACCGCTCCGGTGATCCGGTTCAACCAGGACTTCAACTACCTGGGCAGCGAGAAGGCCGACGTCGACCTGTCGATCGACGGTGGCGCGACCTGGAGCAACGTGCTCACCCAGTCGGCCGACGTCCGCGGCGTCAAGGAGATCGCGATCCCGCAGGCGGCCGGCCAGTCCGCGGTGCAGGTGCGGTTCCACTACTACAACGCGTCGTACGAATGGTGGTGGCAGGTCGACAACGTGCTCGTCGGCAGCCAGGTCACCTGTGAGCCGACCGGCGGCGGCATCGTCGTCGGCAACGTCAAGGACGCCAACACCAACGGCTTCGTGAACGGCGCCGTCGTCACCCGTGACGGCAGCAGCGAGTCCGCGACGACGGTGGCGACGCCCGAGGACACCGCTCTGAACGACGGCTTCTACTGGCTGTACTCGTCGGCCGACGGCGACCAGGGCTTCACGGCCAAGGCCGGCAACTACGTCAGCGCGACCGCGACCGTCCCGGTCGAGGCCGACTGGACCACCACCGCCGACTACAGCCTGAAGGCCGGTCAGCTGGCCGTCACGCCGGGCGCCGTCAGCGGCAACCTGAAGCTGCCGACCGGCAAGGTGACGAAGTCGTTCACGGTCACCAACACCGGCGGCGCGGACGTCGAGGTGAAGTTCGGCGAGAAGGACAACGGTTTCGTCCTGCAGAACGCGAACGGCACCAAGACCACCAAGGCCCAGGTGGAGAACAGCCCCGGCGCCCCGCTGCAGCGGCTCGCCGTGGACACCTCGTTCGCCCGGATGCTGACCGGCAAGACGGGCTCGTCGCCCGCCGCCGCGAAGCCGATGGCGGCGCCGTGGACCGACATCGCCGACTACCCGTCGACCGTGATGGACAACCGGGTGGTCAACCTCGACGGCAAGATCTACTCGATTGCCGGTGGCAACGGTAGCGCGTCGACCGGGAACAGCTACGTGTACGACCCGGCGTCGCTCGCCTGGACCGCGATCGCCCCGCTGCCGGGCGCCCGCAACGCGATCACCGTCGGCGCCGTCGACGGCAAGATCGTCGCCAGCTCCGGCTGGGGATCGTCCGGCCCGGCGCCGGAGACCTGGTCCTACGACCCGGCCGCCAACGCCTGGACCGCAGTGGCCGCCAACCCGGCCCCGCGGGCCGCCGCCGGTCAGGCCGTGCTCGACGGCAAGCTGTACGCCGTCGGCGGCTGCACCACCTCCAGCTGCACGCCGATGAGCAACACGGTGGTCCGGTACGACCCGGCCGCCAACGCGTGGGAGACGCTGGCGAACTACCCGAAGTCGGTCGCGTTCGCGTCCTGCGGCGCCATCGACGGCCTGCTGTACTGCGCCGGCGGCAACGACGGCGCGACCTCGCAGAAGGCGGCGTACGTCTACGACCCGAGTGCGGACTCGTGGACGGCGATCGCCGACGCGCCGGCCGACCACTGGGCGGCGTCGTACGCCGTCGCCGGCGGGAAGCTGCACGTCGTTGGCGGTGTCCAGGCGGGCGCGGTGACCAACGCCGGCTTCGCCTACGACCCGGCCGCGCAGGCCTGGTCCGCGCTGCCGAACGCCAACCTGCCGCGGTACCGCGGTGGTGCGGCGTGCGGCTTCTACAAGGTCGGCGGCTCGTCCGGCGGCTTCACGGCGACCGTGGACAGCGAGGCCCTGCCGGGTCTCGAGGACTGCTCCGAGTCGTCGGCGGACGTCAGCTGGCTGTCGATCGACAAGACCGAGGCCACGCTGGCCCCGGGACAGTCGACGACCGTCAAGGTCACGCTCACCGCGAGCGTCGACCAGCCCGGCGCCTACAGCGGCGCCGTGACGATCCGCGAGAACACCCCCTACTCGGTCGCACCGGTCGGCGTGACGATGAACGTCACCCCGCCGACCACCTGGAGCAAGCTGCAGGGCACGGTCACGGGCGTCAGCTCGTCCGGCGCCTCCGCCGCCCTCCCGGGCGCGATCGTGCAGGTGGACTCGTGGGCGCAGTCCTACACCTTCATCACCGACAAGGACGGCGGCTACGCCTACTGGCTCGACCGCCGCAACAACCCGCTCACGCTGATCGCCGCGAAGGACGGCTACAAGCCCCAGACCCGTACGACGAGACTCCTGGCCGGTGAACCCGTCACCGAGGACTTCGCCCTGAAGTCGATCAGATAG
- a CDS encoding glycosyltransferase family 39 protein gives MTSAVAARPADDPTTTTTWWRRHWAETTVVLAVLVVLAATSNAYGYHRDELYFLACGKRLAWGYPDQPPLTPLLAVLGDAISPGSLWALRLPATLMATASVVFVILIAAEMGATRRARVIAALTVATSAAVLMAGHLLMTNTTDFFFAALLSWLLARYVRTRAPRLLLILGVVLGVGLLNKTLLGLLALALVIGVLIAGPRTAVRSRYFVAGALAATLIAAPNFAWQLAHGLPQLAMAESIQDRSVQGGRLGVIPFQLVLVSPLLVPIWVAGLVRLLRPNSFRLFGVAYVALAAELLVLGGNGFYLAGAYPALLAAGAIATDRWLTTVVRRRVLAGVFAGSAALVGASGLPLVPAAALADVPLVRQLDFGGTREQFGWPELTATVAGVYDGLPEEERARAVIVAGNYGQAAALERYGPAYGLPAVYSGNNAYASWGRPPEEADVVIVLGAPRDGRPLEWTRSACRSLTMVGRTGNAAGIWNSEAERPVWLCRGPDRSWEQLWPTITRLA, from the coding sequence ATGACGTCAGCAGTAGCGGCACGACCTGCCGACGACCCGACGACAACCACCACCTGGTGGCGTCGGCACTGGGCCGAGACGACAGTGGTTCTCGCAGTACTAGTGGTGCTGGCCGCGACCAGCAACGCGTACGGCTACCACCGCGACGAGCTGTACTTCCTGGCCTGCGGGAAGCGCCTCGCCTGGGGCTATCCGGACCAGCCGCCGCTCACGCCGCTCCTGGCTGTACTGGGCGACGCGATCTCACCTGGCTCTCTCTGGGCCCTGCGCCTCCCGGCCACGCTCATGGCCACCGCCTCGGTCGTCTTCGTGATCCTGATCGCCGCGGAAATGGGAGCGACCCGGCGGGCGCGCGTGATCGCCGCCCTGACCGTCGCCACCTCGGCGGCCGTGCTGATGGCGGGGCACCTGCTGATGACCAACACGACAGACTTCTTCTTCGCCGCACTCCTGAGCTGGCTACTCGCCAGGTACGTCCGCACCCGTGCTCCCCGCCTCCTGCTGATCCTCGGCGTCGTACTGGGCGTCGGGCTGCTCAACAAGACCCTACTCGGCCTGCTCGCGCTGGCGCTCGTCATCGGCGTACTGATCGCCGGGCCACGCACCGCCGTACGCAGCAGGTACTTCGTCGCAGGTGCGCTGGCGGCCACCCTCATCGCCGCGCCCAACTTCGCCTGGCAGCTCGCGCACGGTCTCCCGCAACTGGCGATGGCGGAGTCGATCCAGGACCGGAGCGTGCAGGGCGGTCGGCTAGGGGTCATCCCGTTCCAGCTGGTCCTGGTCAGCCCGCTGCTCGTACCGATCTGGGTCGCCGGCCTGGTCCGGCTGCTGCGCCCCAACTCGTTCCGACTGTTCGGCGTGGCGTACGTCGCGCTTGCGGCCGAGCTGCTGGTCCTCGGTGGCAACGGGTTCTACCTCGCGGGCGCCTACCCGGCGCTGCTCGCGGCCGGTGCCATCGCGACGGACCGCTGGCTCACCACCGTCGTACGTCGGCGCGTCCTGGCCGGCGTCTTCGCCGGGTCGGCGGCGCTGGTGGGCGCGTCCGGTCTGCCGCTGGTGCCCGCGGCGGCGCTGGCCGACGTACCGCTCGTCCGGCAGCTCGACTTCGGCGGGACGCGCGAACAGTTCGGCTGGCCGGAGCTGACCGCCACGGTGGCCGGTGTGTACGACGGACTTCCCGAGGAGGAGCGCGCGCGTGCTGTGATCGTGGCCGGGAACTACGGCCAGGCGGCCGCGCTCGAACGCTACGGACCGGCGTACGGGCTGCCGGCGGTCTACAGCGGGAACAACGCCTACGCGAGCTGGGGACGGCCGCCGGAGGAGGCGGACGTCGTGATCGTGCTGGGTGCGCCGCGCGACGGGCGACCGCTCGAGTGGACCCGGTCCGCGTGCCGATCGCTCACGATGGTAGGGCGGACCGGCAACGCGGCCGGCATCTGGAACTCCGAAGCCGAACGCCCGGTCTGGCTGTGCCGCGGCCCCGACCGGTCATGGGAACAGCTCTGGCCGACGATCACGCGGCTGGCATGA
- a CDS encoding winged helix-turn-helix domain-containing protein: MAGRSQDGPSDSSLIIGVAASTAERVQLARLLGEADALLLVSSADQARAFLELTGATGTALPAPTVVAAAERPAQIKAVREVIPEPVTELTLDVDRRVVRWKDREMPLTRLEHDFLHCLVAEPGRVWTYQRLHHAVWGNEHLGHGSHIHSVVKRLRQKLANLGATVTIHAVRGVGFHLLPAT; this comes from the coding sequence ATGGCTGGTAGGTCGCAGGACGGACCGTCCGACTCGTCGCTGATCATCGGCGTGGCCGCGTCCACCGCCGAACGGGTACAGCTCGCCCGGCTGCTCGGCGAGGCCGACGCGCTGCTGCTGGTGTCGAGCGCCGACCAGGCGCGCGCGTTCCTGGAACTCACCGGCGCCACCGGTACGGCGTTGCCGGCGCCGACCGTGGTGGCCGCCGCCGAGCGACCTGCGCAGATCAAGGCGGTCCGCGAGGTGATCCCGGAGCCGGTCACCGAGCTGACGCTCGACGTCGACCGCCGGGTGGTCCGCTGGAAGGACCGCGAGATGCCGCTGACCCGGCTCGAACACGACTTCCTGCACTGCCTGGTCGCGGAACCCGGCCGGGTCTGGACCTACCAGCGCCTGCACCACGCCGTCTGGGGCAACGAACACCTCGGCCACGGCTCGCACATCCACTCGGTCGTCAAGCGCCTCCGCCAGAAACTCGCCAACCTGGGCGCCACCGTCACCATCCACGCCGTCCGCGGCGTCGGCTTCCATCTCCTTCCCGCCACCTGA
- a CDS encoding type II toxin-antitoxin system HicA family toxin, translating into MAKKFRDADKELKKAGFTPSRQKGSHITYKNDDGKTVTVPKHDEIKTGTWNSIQKQAGLKKSRPMRTEDAEHAHRLMNDGMARPGSGPGPATAPQARPAEHGGRRSERSTGIGD; encoded by the coding sequence ATGGCGAAGAAGTTCCGCGACGCCGACAAAGAGCTGAAGAAGGCCGGGTTCACGCCGTCCCGGCAAAAAGGCAGCCACATCACCTACAAGAACGACGACGGCAAGACCGTCACCGTGCCGAAGCACGACGAGATCAAGACCGGCACCTGGAACAGCATCCAGAAGCAGGCCGGTCTGAAGAAGTCGCGGCCGATGCGGACCGAGGACGCGGAGCACGCGCACCGGCTGATGAACGACGGGATGGCGCGGCCGGGGAGCGGCCCAGGGCCCGCGACCGCTCCGCAGGCCCGGCCGGCCGAGCACGGCGGCCGGAGGTCCGAACGCTCGACCGGTATCGGCGACTGA